The nucleotide sequence TTACACGTTTAATAAGAGTCCCACCCTGCACAAAtgtacatgccaatattcaccaATAGTTatagtgccacctgctggcaacaggaaattacCTTTAACGAAACAGCTCCTTCGGCACATTTCACctaaatgtatgaaatttctgttgCTGTATCATGTCCATGCGTACCAAGGAGCCTCTTGGAACgataccctaaacccaacaggaagtcagacattttgaattttatggtcatttttgaatgatttacacactccgtactttaacgaactcctccttgGGATTAAGTCCaaccgacttcagatttttgctgtgcagtcgATGATTAAAGGCtgtacaaatggtgagttttcgtTGAACGGTGTGCCCGTGGCGTGGCATCCAAAATCAATAATtcgccataaaacaggaagttgttgtaacttcagtgttcATGCTCAtttctgcaccaaactttaagtgcttgataacagtcacttctcaaacacatctacatgccaatatttgGTTATAGTAATAGCACCGAGTGCTATGTAGGGGACATAAAGGGGACACAGAAAGTTATGAttaacacctttgtgcagcATCCGAAGCATGTGGTAAATTCACAGctgcaccggcagagctccagaatctcaAATGCAGCCACCTCATACCTCGAAGTGCTACACGTCCGAGGGCCCACCTAACACTGCTTGCagttttaattttactttacattGCATGGCTACTTGCCCTAttttgttttggactaaatatttcTCTGGGCAACCAAAGAAATTAGTCATCATAGAGGAAATGACAGGATTCAGAATAGTCATGACAATTTTcatctttattaaaatgttaaagagCATCCAACAGCTGGTTCATATTTTATTAACTCTGTTGAAAGGCCTCAACTGGATCATGAATCTTACTCAGCAGATTCAGACTGAAAAGAGAGGGGGAAATCAATTAGCGTAGAAAAATTTCTAATTTAGGAATAAAGTTTTCAGTGTATGTACTAGGTACTATAcaacataatatttatttaaactgtcAACTGTCTAATGTCGATACAATCAATACAGCAATCATGCAAACAACAAAGATACCTTTCCGGCATCACGGCTCTTGGCTCTCAGCTTGTTGACCTGGGACTCGGCGATGTCAGCACGCTCCTGAGCTTCCTCCATCTCATGCTGAATCTTCCTGAGCCTGGAAATGTGAGTGTTGGCCTGCTCCTCCTGTGAAGGGATTGGGATTGTGTTGAGTTAGGAATAAAACAATTAAGAGTGATGTTATTATTGAATTAACTGTAAATGATGTGCCAAATTAGTTGTTTGACTCACAGCCTCCTCAGCCTGTCTCTTGTAAGCTTTGACTTTGAGCTGCAGCTTGTCCACCAGATCCTGAAGTCTGTTCACATTCTTCTTGTCCTCCTCAGTCTACACAGATAAAATGATTGTAAGTAAAAGGCAAGATACTTCAAAGtactgtgttattttagtgAAATGAATTACCTGGTAGGTCAGCTCCTTCACTCTCCTCTCATATTTGCGGACTCCTTTAACAGCATCTGCTCCGCGTCTCTGTTCAGCCTCAACTTCAGCTTCCAGCTCACGCACCTGAAATGTGATGGTCAATAATTCATcaaaatcttttaaaataatttcagtaCAACAATATGAAGCAGAGAAATACAGTTGAATTTATTCGATAAATTGAAAGTTTAATGTACATTCTGAAACAGGCATTTTTACTACATGCAGCTCATACCCTGGACTCCAGTTTCTGGAGCTGCTTCTTGCCACCCTTCATGGCGAGGTTCTCAGCCTCATCCAAGCGATGCTGCAGGTCCTTGACTGTGACCTCCAggttcttcttcatcctctccagGTGTGCGCTGGTGTCCTGctccttcttcagctcctcAGCCATCATGGCAGCCTGAAATGATAAATGCTCTCTAATTCCAGTTCAATCTGAAAGAAAATCAACAGTTTttgaacacacatacaaaacataaattAGGCAGTTCTTGAGATATAAACTCACATCAGTGATAGCCTTTTTGGCTTTCTCCTCAGCATTTCTTGCTTCCTGAACAGAATCATCCACTTCACCCTGAACCTGGACAAGGTCAGCCTCCAGTTTCTTCTTGGTGTTCAGAAGACTGGTGTTCTAAAAATTGGTAATTTTAAGAATGATATTTTATACACCATTTCCATGATCATCTTATTAGGTAGACATATTCTCTTGTATATAACAGACAACACACCTGAGAGTGAAGCAGTCCAACACGCTCACTAGCATCAACCAGCTCTTGCTCAGCCACTTTgcgtcctctctctgtctgctccagAGCGACTCTCAGCTCCTCAATCTCAGCCACCATCAGGCCATTTCTGCGGTCCACCATGGCAACCTGCTCCTTCATGTCTTCCTGTCCTCTGAGAGCATCATCAAGGTGCAGTTGGGCATCctggcaaaaaaagaaagaaattaatgaAATGAACCTTCTGTACTATTTACTTGTTTGTTTATACATAATTGATCATATAAACCTCACCTTTAGCTGTCCCTGGACATTCCTCAGTTGTTTCTGGGCCTCAGCAGCCTGCCTGTTGGCATGGCTCAGCTGAATCTCCATCTCATTCAGGTCTCCTTCCATCTTCTTCTTGACTCTCAGGGCATCATTCCTGCTCCTGACCTCAGTGTCGAGAGTGCTCTGCATAGAGTCAATCACCCTCTGGCTGTTCCTCTTGATTTGCTCCATCTCCTCATCCTTCTCTGCCAGCTTCCTGTCAACCTCACCTTTGATCTGGTTGAGCTCAAGCTGAACACGGAGAATCTTGGCCTCCTCATGCTCCAGTGTACCCTGTAAAAAATGTACGAAAAGTCACTTAAATAAGAATTACAATGGCATGGAgtttttcaaacatttctataatttaaaaatgtattacctCAGCTTCCTCCAGTGCTGACTGAATTTCAGTCTTTTCAGTCTCCACAgttttctttgctttctccAGTTCGTGGATACTCTTTCCAGTCTCTCCAAGCTGTTCAGTCAGGTCTGAGATTTCCTCTAcatgaaaaacaatacaaaacaaaaaaaatttcacTTTTAAGAACAGATATATAATCAATATCGTTTTGTCTCAAGAATAAAAGTTCACATACGTTGCAGattcttgttctctctcttcatggTCTCCAGGTGATCCAGAGCCTCCTCATAAGAGTTCTTCATCTTGAACAGTTCAGTGCTGAGAGAACGAGCCTCCTTCTGTGCTCCTTCCAGCTCTGCCTGGCTCTCCTCATACTTCTGTTTCCATTCTGCCAGGACCTAGAATTGAACAGATGAGTAAACATTATTAGTTGTATTTGAATaaaatggttttgttttctctgtaatATTTATGTACCTTATCAAAGTTTCTCTGCTTCTTGTCAAGGTTGGCAGCTAGACCATTAGCTCTCTCCACATCAATCATGAGGTCCTCCACCTCACCCTGCAGTCTCTGCTTGGTCTTCTCCAAAGAGGCACACTTTGAGTTCACAGCCTCAATGGATTCCTCAGCGTCCTGCAGGCGCTGGGCAAGCTTTTTCCTGTAGTGAGCAAGCAAGAATTTACTTTTGCTTGCACATGCGTACAAATAAAATTACCTACACTACaatgttttcaaatgtgtttaatttataGAAAGAGTAGAAAGGTTTATGTACTTtgcctcctccagctcctcagtACGCTGGATAGCGTCAGTTTCATATTTGGATCTCCACTGAGCCACCTCACTGTTGGCCTTAGACATTCCTCGCTGCAGCTCAGCCTtggcctcctgctcctcctcaaaCTGCTCTCTGAGCAGATCACAGTCATGGCGAGCTGACTGAACAGCATGGGCCAGGGCATTCTTGGCCTgttgaacatgacaaaacatttataacttaCCTTATTTTTTGACCTACATATAATACTATAATAGGTACATGAGGTGGCATTAAACTTTCTCAATAACTTCTACAAGTTgtctgtattattatttttttattgatgttaTGATGTATTTTGTAGAGCATATGGTTATTGTTATACCTTCACTTCCTCCTCAACGTGCCTCTTTAACTCCTCAATCTGCTGAGTGAAGGCCTGCTTGCCCCTGGTCAGCTGGGAAACAAGAGCTTCCTTCTCCTCAAGCTGACGAGAAAATTCACCTGAAggtgtgtaaatgtattatttatcaGAATGATCATTACAGGTTTCCATTACTAATTTTTCTTTACTGATGACTCACCATTCTCTGTCTGCAGTCTGGCCTTCTGTCCATTAATGTCATTCAGCTGGCGAACGTTCTCATCATTTTTGGCTTTGAGCTCACTAAACTGGTCCTCAAGAGTTCTGCACATTTTCTCCAAGTTTCcctttaaacaacaaaacatgatgATGTAGAATTAAGTTTAAATCAACTGCCATATTTATTACACTTTATGTTTCTAAGCATAGTTAAAGTTAATCCCTTActtaaaacaaaccacacacCTTAGCTTTAGCAACAGCCTCCATGTTACTGGAGAGGTCATCAATCTCCATCTTGTACTcgctcttctccttctccagcttCTGCTTGACACGCTGGAGGTTGTCGATCTGCTCTCCCAGCTCTGCAACACTGTCTGCCTGCTTCTTGCGGAGAGCTGATGCAGTAGCTTCATGTTGCAGGGTTGACTCTTCAAGATCACGACGCAGCTTCTGGAACTCAGCTTCACGCTTCTTGTTCATCTCAATCTGAGCAGCTGTTGCTCCACCAGCTTCCTCAAGCCTCTCACTGATCTCCTCAAGCTCCCTGGAGAGGTCAGCCCTCTGCTTCTCTACCTTTGCCCGAGCAGCCCTCTCAGCCTCAATCTCTTCCTCAAGCTCCTCAATACGAGCCTAGATTTTTTGATAGCAGGTTTATTAACTGGAATTTAAGGTGTTGTTTTGGATTTACTGAGTCTGATGTGCATGTGTCAAATATTGTATGTTGAATATGTCACCTGGAGTTCCTTGATCTTCTTCTGAAGCTGAGCACCAAGAGACTGTTCATCCTCAATCTTGCTGAGGAGCTGGCTGGTCTCAAAGTCTTTCCTTGATGAGGATACCAAGAAAGCTTTTACTGTCATAGTTTGTACTGTTGATGAAATGTAATTTCTGGGATActaaaaatagtgttaataacctgaaacatacaaaaaactTACTTTTTGATTTTCTCATCAGATTGCTGCTTGTCATTTTCCAGATCCATTATGGATTCCTGGGCCAGTTTCAGATCTCCCTCAAGCTTTCTCTTGGCTCGCTCAAGGTCCATGCGGAGCTTCTTTTCCTGCTCCAGTGATCCCTCAAGCTATCAGATGACAGTTCATGATGGTTGATTTGATGCATTTAAAAGACAGAGTACAAATACCAAGAACACCAAGTAATTACAGGGCAAAATCCCgcagaaaaaacaacagttttcttaCATCGTCCACTTGCTGTTCCAGCTTTGTCTTGGCCTTGGTCAGAGTGTTGACTTTGTCTTCCTCCGCCTGGAGATCATCAAGTGTTTGCTGGTGGGCCTCTTGGAGGGCTTTCTTCTCCTTTGTTAACTTGGCAATGGCCTCATCTTGAGTTGCCATCTCCTCTGTCAGGTTTTTCACCTAACAGTAGcataaaatgcacatttaaatgtaatttagaaACTATATAGCTGAAAAAGGAATGGACATATTTTACTCTTCTTTGTGTAAGTTTAGATTAAAAGGACTTGAACCTTGTTTTCTGTGGCATGTTTCTCCTTCTCCACTTTAGCTAAGGTGAGCTCCAAGTCATCAATGTCTTTCTTCAGCTCAGAGCATTCATCCTCCAGCTTCCTCTTCTTAGCAGTCAGCTCAGCATTGatttcctcttcatcctccagtCTCTCACTTGTCTCTTTGAGTTTAGCCTCAAGCTGGATCTTGCTCTTAATTAGGCCTTCACACCTTTCCTCAGCATCAGAGAGGTTCTCAACTTCCTATAATACATTTTGAACACACAATAAGTTAGTCTGctatttgttaaatattttaatttaattggttttagtaaattattcattttcaaCTTTGGTAAGGCACATACACAATCAGAAGACAAGGAAAGCATATGGCCTCTTTGTATCTCACCTAGATATCTGAAAATGTGAGCATTTCCTACTTACTGAAGCCACTTGGAGTTGCAGGTCATTTTTTTCCTGTAGCAGAGAAACCATCTTCTCCTCCAGTTCCTTCTTCTTTGCCAGGGCAGCAGCCAGGTCTGATTTCATCTTATCATAGTTCTCCTTCATCTGTTGCAGCTCCTTCTCAGTCTCAGCACTCTTCAGAAGAGGCTTGATCTTGAAGTACAGTTTCAGCCATGGCCAGTTTTTCACATTCATGAATGAACGGATATTGTACTGGATGGCATAGATGGATTCCCTGAAAAATTGAGTGTCATTAAATGTCATTTCTACTGAATGTGATGGTGTAGAACTGTTGAGTATAACAATCCAAACAAAAATATCTGTAAACCATATATTCTATTTGGACAGTTTAGTGTACCTACTGTTTGAggataataatttaataataaatatctgTAAACTATATAATTGGACAGTAAAGTTTAGTGTACTAAATGAGAATCATACCTCCTCTCCATCATCTTAACAAACTCCCTCCTCATGAGATATCCTCTGCAGAGAGCCTGAGTCATGGTCACCAGCGTAGCCAGTTTATCATCTCTCATCTCCTCCAGGGTACCCAGCAGACCAGCTTTGAAGAAGACCTGTGTTGTCAAGTGAAAGAAATTAGTCATCAGCACATATGAGTACAACAGGGCAACTAAATCTTTTAATATTGTCTATAAGGATGAACCTTTGTGTGTCCAAACTTGTACTGGGTGTGGTCCACATCAATGGAGCCCAACAGCTTCTCTGAAGCTTTCTTGTTGTCAATGAACTGTCCCTCAGGGATCACACTGGCATTCAATACTTTGTATCTGAAAGAAAACTTGTGCTTTTACTAAGATAATTTCCCCCTCTTGCATGCTCTATCTCATTCTCAACTTTTACAATGCTTCAAGTAAAAtcagttaaatttgttatttATAAACTGAAAATTACACCTCTGCTTGAAGTCACCGTAGAGGATTCTGCTGGGGAAGCCCTTTCTGCAGATTCTGATGCCTTCCAGCACACCATTACATCTCAGCTGGTGGATGACCAAGAAGTTCTCCATAAGACCTGAAAGTTGAAAATTAGTTAAAATAAGTTTatagtaaaaaataatttaaaattttgctttttttaacaAGTATTACAAAAAGCAGGACTGTGAGCTTCTTACCAGGTGTCTTTGATTCATTAGGAATCAGGCAACGGACAAAATGAGGGTGAGTGCTCCTCAAGTTGGTCATCAGCTTGCCCAAGTTCTCCTGTCATCATTTCAAACAAACCTCATCATCAAAACATAAACCAATCAAGTTAAATTGGAGCTTGGATATTTTGTGGATGTTAAACATACCCTGAAAAGAGCAGATACAGTCTGGAATGAACCACCCTTCTTCTTTCCACCACCTTTCTtgccaccaccaccagcagcgtctattttgcaaaataatttaatttcattaatgGGACTGTAGAAGTGTTGACGCTTTCTTCCCTGTGGAAAGATATGTTACTATTTAGAAATGGTCTATAAGGAACCACCCTTCTTCTTTCCACCACCAACAGTAGCCTCTTTTTTTCCAAATGAGGTTGCACCAAGGCTAGTGAatctttgcttttgtttctgCACAGGTGTATTGCCACATGGAAAGTGCTTGTCTTAGCATAGGAACACAAATTAACAGATTACTAATTTATACTGATTAGCTTCTTACCCTCATTTCCAGCATGGGCTGCATACAGTAATGCCAGCAGTTTGTTAGAAGACTTCTGGTAGAGCTGAACAACTGAGTCATTCAGGGGGTCCTTGTTCTTGTCCAGCCAGCCAGTGATATTGTAGTCCACTGTACCAGCATAGTGAACCAGGGAGAAGTGAGCCTCAGCTTTGCCCTTTCCAGGCTTTGGCTTCTCAAAGCCCTTGGTCTTGCCAAGATGCTGATCATGCAGCTTGTTCTTGAAAGTTGTGTCAGAGGCCTTGGGGAACATGCACTCCTCTTCAAGGATGGAGAAAATGCCCATTGGCTGAAAGGaaattttgtcatatttagaaTCAATAATTTAACAGATTGTCAGAAAACAGGAATGCTGTTCTACCTGACAGATTTGTCTTACCTTCTCGATAAGCTCAATGCAGGCAGCCAAGTCCATACCAAAGTCAATGAACTCCCAATCAATGCCTTCTTTCTTGTACTCCTCTTGCTCCAGAACAAACATATGGT is from Micropterus dolomieu isolate WLL.071019.BEF.003 ecotype Adirondacks linkage group LG02, ASM2129224v1, whole genome shotgun sequence and encodes:
- the LOC123958558 gene encoding myosin heavy chain, fast skeletal muscle-like — translated: MSTDAEMQQYGPAAIYLRKPEKERIEAQTAPFDAKTAYFVVDPDEMYLKGKLVKKEGGKATVETLTGKSVTVKEDDIHPMNPPKYDKIEDMAMMTHLNEPCVLYNLKERYASWMIYTYSGLFCVVVNPYKWLPVYDAQVVGAYRGKKRVEAPPHIFSISDNAYQFMLTDRENQSILITGESGAGKTVNTKRVIQYFATIAVAGAKKAEQTPGKMQGSLEDQIIAANPLLEAYGNAKTVRNDNSSRFGKFIRIHFGTTGKLASADIETYLLEKSRVTFQLSAERSYHIFYQLMTGHKPELLEALLITTNPYDYPMISQGEITVKSIDDVEEFIATDTAIDILGFTAEEKLGIYKLTGAVMHHGNMKFKQKQREEQAEPDGTEVADKIAYLLGLNSADMLKALCYPRVKVGNEMVTKGQTVPQVNNSVSALCKSIYEKMFLWMVIRINEMLDTKQPRQFFIGVLDIAGFEIFDYNSLEQLCINFTNEKLQQFFNHHMFVLEQEEYKKEGIDWEFIDFGMDLAACIELIEKPMGIFSILEEECMFPKASDTTFKNKLHDQHLGKTKGFEKPKPGKGKAEAHFSLVHYAGTVDYNITGWLDKNKDPLNDSVVQLYQKSSNKLLALLYAAHAGNEDAAGGGGKKGGGKKKGGSFQTVSALFRENLGKLMTNLRSTHPHFVRCLIPNESKTPGLMENFLVIHQLRCNGVLEGIRICRKGFPSRILYGDFKQRYKVLNASVIPEGQFIDNKKASEKLLGSIDVDHTQYKFGHTKVFFKAGLLGTLEEMRDDKLATLVTMTQALCRGYLMRREFVKMMERRESIYAIQYNIRSFMNVKNWPWLKLYFKIKPLLKSAETEKELQQMKENYDKMKSDLAAALAKKKELEEKMVSLLQEKNDLQLQVASEVENLSDAEERCEGLIKSKIQLEAKLKETSERLEDEEEINAELTAKKRKLEDECSELKKDIDDLELTLAKVEKEKHATENKVKNLTEEMATQDEAIAKLTKEKKALQEAHQQTLDDLQAEEDKVNTLTKAKTKLEQQVDDLEGSLEQEKKLRMDLERAKRKLEGDLKLAQESIMDLENDKQQSDEKIKKKDFETSQLLSKIEDEQSLGAQLQKKIKELQARIEELEEEIEAERAARAKVEKQRADLSRELEEISERLEEAGGATAAQIEMNKKREAEFQKLRRDLEESTLQHEATASALRKKQADSVAELGEQIDNLQRVKQKLEKEKSEYKMEIDDLSSNMEAVAKAKGNLEKMCRTLEDQFSELKAKNDENVRQLNDINGQKARLQTENGEFSRQLEEKEALVSQLTRGKQAFTQQIEELKRHVEEEVKAKNALAHAVQSARHDCDLLREQFEEEQEAKAELQRGMSKANSEVAQWRSKYETDAIQRTEELEEAKKKLAQRLQDAEESIEAVNSKCASLEKTKQRLQGEVEDLMIDVERANGLAANLDKKQRNFDKVLAEWKQKYEESQAELEGAQKEARSLSTELFKMKNSYEEALDHLETMKRENKNLQQEISDLTEQLGETGKSIHELEKAKKTVETEKTEIQSALEEAEGTLEHEEAKILRVQLELNQIKGEVDRKLAEKDEEMEQIKRNSQRVIDSMQSTLDTEVRSRNDALRVKKKMEGDLNEMEIQLSHANRQAAEAQKQLRNVQGQLKDAQLHLDDALRGQEDMKEQVAMVDRRNGLMVAEIEELRVALEQTERGRKVAEQELVDASERVGLLHSQNTSLLNTKKKLEADLVQVQGEVDDSVQEARNAEEKAKKAITDAAMMAEELKKEQDTSAHLERMKKNLEVTVKDLQHRLDEAENLAMKGGKKQLQKLESRVRELEAEVEAEQRRGADAVKGVRKYERRVKELTYQTEEDKKNVNRLQDLVDKLQLKVKAYKRQAEEAEEQANTHISRLRKIQHEMEEAQERADIAESQVNKLRAKSRDAGKSESAE